The following proteins are co-located in the Pseudomonas antarctica genome:
- a CDS encoding TolC family protein: MKTGHKLFGASLLALAISGCAVTSEPIERSVSEQRARSDLQGMYKDQEPLNGPLTLHQAMARAVKYNLEGRLKVMEEALAKRQSDLSSFDMLPRMALSAGYAGRNNTNASSSQSVRTGTQSLEPSTSQDRDRRVADLTMVWNVLDFGVSYISAKQQGDQRLIIQERRRKVINTIVQDVRSAYWRAVAAERLLTQIDSLMARVDQAQTNSQSMSEQRIGDPVQALGYQRALIEATRQLQEQRRALSLAKTELATLINLPMGTDLKLATPDNYSVPELKVDLASLEQEALANRPELREQDYQTRISAAETRKAMLRLLPGLEFSAGGHYDSNSFLTDNRWADYGAKITWNLFNVISAPAAIDVAKAGEEVATARRQAMSIAVLAQIYVANANYQDAVRQFKTNDQLANIDGQILTQLRNRHEAAGLGELDLIQGELNTLQADLRRDLAYADLRNAYGQIFASAGLDPLPEQLDSDRVQAIATALASRESAWAAGNITTPAPHAVAK, translated from the coding sequence ATGAAAACAGGTCATAAGTTGTTCGGCGCCAGCTTGCTGGCGCTGGCGATCAGCGGTTGTGCGGTCACCAGTGAGCCGATTGAACGCAGTGTCAGTGAGCAGCGAGCCCGCAGCGATCTGCAAGGCATGTACAAGGACCAGGAGCCGTTGAACGGCCCGCTGACGCTGCACCAGGCCATGGCCCGTGCCGTCAAATACAACCTCGAAGGCCGTTTGAAAGTGATGGAAGAGGCCCTGGCCAAACGCCAGTCGGACCTCTCGAGTTTTGACATGCTGCCGCGCATGGCACTCTCGGCGGGTTACGCCGGGCGCAACAACACCAACGCCTCCAGCAGCCAAAGCGTACGCACCGGCACCCAATCCCTGGAACCGTCGACCTCCCAGGATCGCGACCGCCGCGTGGCCGACCTGACCATGGTGTGGAACGTGCTCGACTTCGGCGTCAGCTACATCAGCGCCAAGCAGCAAGGCGACCAGCGACTGATCATCCAGGAACGTCGGCGCAAGGTGATCAACACCATCGTCCAGGACGTGCGCTCGGCCTATTGGCGAGCGGTGGCGGCCGAACGTTTACTGACCCAGATCGACAGCCTGATGGCGCGTGTCGACCAGGCTCAGACCAACAGCCAGAGCATGAGCGAGCAGCGTATCGGCGACCCGGTGCAGGCCCTCGGTTACCAGCGCGCGCTGATCGAAGCCACACGCCAATTGCAGGAACAGCGCCGCGCGTTGTCCCTGGCCAAGACCGAGCTCGCAACCTTGATCAACCTGCCTATGGGCACCGACCTCAAGCTGGCCACGCCGGACAACTACAGCGTGCCCGAGCTTAAGGTCGACCTGGCCAGCCTGGAACAGGAAGCCCTGGCTAACCGCCCGGAATTGCGCGAGCAGGACTACCAGACCCGCATCAGTGCCGCCGAGACCCGCAAAGCCATGCTGCGCCTGTTGCCAGGCCTGGAGTTCTCGGCCGGCGGGCACTACGACAGTAACTCGTTCCTGACCGACAACCGCTGGGCCGACTACGGCGCCAAGATCACCTGGAACCTGTTCAACGTGATTTCCGCACCCGCTGCCATCGACGTTGCCAAGGCCGGTGAGGAAGTCGCCACCGCACGCCGCCAGGCGATGTCCATCGCTGTGCTGGCACAAATCTACGTGGCCAACGCCAACTACCAGGACGCCGTGCGTCAGTTCAAGACCAACGACCAGTTGGCCAACATCGACGGGCAGATCCTCACCCAGCTGCGCAACCGTCATGAAGCGGCTGGCCTCGGCGAACTTGACCTGATCCAGGGCGAACTCAATACGCTGCAGGCCGACCTGCGGCGCGACCTGGCCTACGCCGACCTGCGCAACGCCTACGGCCAGATTTTTGCCAGCGCGGGTCTCGACCCGCTGCCCGAGCAGTTGGATTCCGACCGCGTGCAAGCTATCGCCACGGCGTTGGCGAGCCGCGAATCGGCATGGGCCGCCGGCAACATCACCACGCCTGCGCCGCACGCTGTCGCCAAATAG
- a CDS encoding DUF2789 domain-containing protein — translation MELPVHSLPSLFKQLGLPDDPVSIEKFVAVHSPLKPDLHLADAFFWTPSQSAFLREEILDDADWAEVVDELNVLLRKGRGL, via the coding sequence ATGGAATTGCCGGTGCACAGCTTGCCGTCACTGTTCAAACAGCTTGGGCTGCCGGATGACCCGGTCAGTATTGAGAAGTTTGTGGCCGTGCATTCGCCGCTCAAGCCTGATCTGCATCTGGCGGATGCGTTTTTCTGGACGCCCAGCCAGAGCGCGTTTTTACGCGAGGAAATTCTGGACGATGCGGATTGGGCCGAGGTGGTGGATGAGTTGAATGTGTTGTTGCGTAAAGGGCGCGGGCTATAA